The Gemmatimonadota bacterium genome includes the window AGGCCCCGCAGCAGCGCGATGTCGTCGTGGGCGGTACTCATTCGGTCTCCGGGGCGGCTACCTGGCTGGATCCGGCCCGGCGGCCCGCCGAACTTCCCTCCAACAATCCCAGCACCGCGCCCACGGTCTCCACGACCTGATCGATCTCCTCCCTGGAAATCGTCAGGGGCGGAAGGAAGCGCAGCACCGTGTTGCCCGCGGGCAGGGCCATCACGCCGCGTTCCATGAGTCCGCGGAGGACGGGGGTGACCCGTCCCTTCATCTCGACGCCGATGATCAGGCCCACGCCCCTGATCTCCCGGACGAAAGGCGCATCCAGCGCCGCGAGGGCATCCTGGAAGTACGCGCCGTTCTCCCGGGCATTTTCGACGAGTCCTTCCTCCTCAAGCACGCGTAGCGTGGCCAGGCCGGCCGCGCAGACCACCGGACTGCCGCCGAAGGTGTTGCCGTGGGACATGGCGGGGACATCCCGGACCGTTTCGGCGCAGAGCGTCGCGCCCACGGGCAGGCCGCCGGCCATGGCCTTGGCCAGGCAGAGCATGTCCGGACGCAGGCCATGGTGCTCGCAGGCGAACAGGGCGCCCGTCCTCCCGAATCCGGTCTGTACTTCGTCCACGATGAACAGGGCGCCACGCTCCCGGCACAGGTCCGCCACGCGGTTCAGATACGCACCGTCTCCGATGCGAACGCCACCCTCGCCCTGCACCACCTCCAGGATCACCGCGGCCGTCTCGTCGCCGATGGATTCCTCCATGGCGGTGGCATCGTTGTATTTCACGTGGGTGAAACCGGGAACGAGGGGTTCGAAGGGGGCGCGGTACTTGGGATTCCAGGTCGCGCTCAGGGACCCGAAGGTACGTCCGTGAAATCCGCGCTGGGCCGCGATGATGCCGGTCCGGCCCGTGGCGACACGGGCGAATTTAAACGCTGCTTCCACCGCCTCCGTACCTGAATTGCACAGGAAAAGCCGGTCCAGCCCCTCCGGGGCGACCCGGGTCAGGGCCGTGGCCAGTTCCGCCCGGAGGTCGTTGTAGAAGGTGTCCGGACAGATCACGAGCCGCTCCGCCTGCCGCGCGACCGCCTCCGTCACGGCCGGATGGCAGTGGCCTACGTTGGCCGTGCCGATCCCGCCGATGCAATCGATGTACTCCTTGCCGTCACTGTCCCAAAGGCGGGCGCCGCTGCCCCGGACGATCACCACGTCCCGCTTGGGCAGAATGCCCATCGACGCCTGGTTTTCCATGGCCTGGTAGTCAGTCATTTTCTGTGCTCCGATTTACGATTCCGTGTCGCCTCGAGTCGTCCTGCGCGGTGCGCTGGGCTACACCGGATGGCCGCTTCGTTCGGCCGCCGCTGTCCGATCATGCTGTCCGCGCCGCGCAGGGCCGCTACCCGATCACCGTGCCCGCACCGCGCAGGGCCGCCGTGACCGGTTCGGGTATCCGGCCGTCCCCCAGGATCACCTGGCCTACGCCGACCTCCAGCGCCTCCTTCGCGCCGAGCAGCTTCTTCTTCATACGGTCCCTGGCATGGGTCTCGATCTCCCGGTCGATTTCGTCGCGGGCTATCCGGGGTATCAGCGTACTTTCATCGTCCGCATCCTCGAGGAATCCCGGCGTGTTGGACAGTATGACCAGCCGTTCCGCGCCGAGGGCATCGGCGATCACGGCGGCCGCCCGGTCCCCGTCAATGTTGATCACCTCGCCTTCGTAGCTGATGGCGGGGGGACTGACGACGGGCAGGTAGCCCTGGTCGAGGAGCGTGGTCAGAAGCGAGACATTCGCCTTTTCTACCCGGCCGGTGTAGTCGTCCCGCAGGATCTTCGTCCTGCCGTCCTCCACGATGCGGATATTGGGCTTCCGGCGGCCCTCGAGCAGGCGGCCGTCCACACCGCTCAGGCCGACGGCGTTGACCCCCAGCTGCTGCAGTTTCTCGACGATGCGGGTGTTGCGCTTTCCGCAGTACACCATGGTGAAGATGTCCAAGGTTTCCTGATCGGTGACCCGGCTCGTGTATCCCGACGGCGACGTGACCATGCGGGGCGGCTTGCCCAGTTGCTCGGAGATCTGGTTCAATTCGTCGGAAGCGCCGTGCACCAGCACCAGCGGTTCGGTCTGCCGGGCGATGTCCTCCAGAACGCAATCCAGGTTGATGCCCCGGCTTCCGCCCGTCTTCACCACAATCATGAAGTATTCCCTTCCTTAACGGCGGCCACGGCCTGAGGTCGGGGCACGGACGCCTGCGTGCTGTCCGCCATGCGCCGGATCATCACGACGCCGTTTCTCACCTCTTCTTCGCCGAGGATCAGAGTAAAGGCGGCGCCGAGCCGGTCGGCCTGTCTCATCTGGGCCTTCAGGCTCCGGTCTTCCCACAGCGCCGTCGCACCCACGCCGGCCGCGCGCAGCTCCTGCGCCAGGACCACCGCCGCAGACTTGGCCTCCGCACCGAGATAGGCGACGAATACCCGCGGCTTCGGCACTCCGGGAGGCTCGATCCCCTCCTGCTTCATCGTGAGTATGATGCGTTCGATGCCGGAGGCGAACCCGATTGCCGGCGTCTCCGGACCGCCGACCATGCCGATCAGCCCGTCGTACCGGCCGCCGCCGCACACCGCGTTCTGCGCCCCGATGCCCTCGGCCCAGACCTCGAACACGGTCTTCGTGTAGTAGTCGAACCCCCGCACCAGGCGATGGTTGACCTGGTAGGGCCGCCCCAGATCGTCCAGGTAGGACCTCAACCGGTCAAAGTGGGTTCTACATTCGTCGCACAGGGAATCCGCGATCCGCGGAGCCTCGTCCGCGATCGCGCGGCAGGCCTCCTTCTTGCAGTCCAGCAGCCGGAGCGGGTTCTGCTCGTAGCGGCGCGCGCATTCGCCGCAGATCCCGTCCAGGCGGTCCGCGTACCAGGCCCGCAGC containing:
- a CDS encoding [LysW]-aminoadipate kinase codes for the protein MIVVKTGGSRGINLDCVLEDIARQTEPLVLVHGASDELNQISEQLGKPPRMVTSPSGYTSRVTDQETLDIFTMVYCGKRNTRIVEKLQQLGVNAVGLSGVDGRLLEGRRKPNIRIVEDGRTKILRDDYTGRVEKANVSLLTTLLDQGYLPVVSPPAISYEGEVINIDGDRAAAVIADALGAERLVILSNTPGFLEDADDESTLIPRIARDEIDREIETHARDRMKKKLLGAKEALEVGVGQVILGDGRIPEPVTAALRGAGTVIG
- a CDS encoding aspartate aminotransferase family protein, producing the protein MTDYQAMENQASMGILPKRDVVIVRGSGARLWDSDGKEYIDCIGGIGTANVGHCHPAVTEAVARQAERLVICPDTFYNDLRAELATALTRVAPEGLDRLFLCNSGTEAVEAAFKFARVATGRTGIIAAQRGFHGRTFGSLSATWNPKYRAPFEPLVPGFTHVKYNDATAMEESIGDETAAVILEVVQGEGGVRIGDGAYLNRVADLCRERGALFIVDEVQTGFGRTGALFACEHHGLRPDMLCLAKAMAGGLPVGATLCAETVRDVPAMSHGNTFGGSPVVCAAGLATLRVLEEEGLVENARENGAYFQDALAALDAPFVREIRGVGLIIGVEMKGRVTPVLRGLMERGVMALPAGNTVLRFLPPLTISREEIDQVVETVGAVLGLLEGSSAGRRAGSSQVAAPETE
- a CDS encoding histidine--tRNA ligase is translated as MNYRAPRGTYDILPEDQAHWRHVTETTRRVCELFGYEQIDVPVFEQTGLFERSVGESTDIVEKEMYTFLDRNEERMTLRPEFTAGICRAYAERKLHGRPQPLRLYTIGPAFRYERPQAGRYRQFYQIDVEVLGSQDPAIDLEVMQVAWQIYEAVGIKNLSFQVNSTGCPACRPGYIETLRAWYADRLDGICGECARRYEQNPLRLLDCKKEACRAIADEAPRIADSLCDECRTHFDRLRSYLDDLGRPYQVNHRLVRGFDYYTKTVFEVWAEGIGAQNAVCGGGRYDGLIGMVGGPETPAIGFASGIERIILTMKQEGIEPPGVPKPRVFVAYLGAEAKSAAVVLAQELRAAGVGATALWEDRSLKAQMRQADRLGAAFTLILGEEEVRNGVVMIRRMADSTQASVPRPQAVAAVKEGNTS